From one Variovorax sp. PBL-H6 genomic stretch:
- a CDS encoding isocitrate lyase/PEP mutase family protein yields the protein MTASTLRQLLARPGMLVAPGAHDAIGARQIEQAGFDAVYMTGGVTSMAHGFPDFGLVDFSEMAGNALRITRATRLPVIADADTGYGNELNVIRTVREYELRGVAGLHIEDQVSPKRCGHLEGKEVIPRAEFVSKIRAAAEARRNADTVIIARTDARAVLGMDEAVARMNEALAAGADIAFVEAMQTMEEIAAVPRLVRGPCFLNLVPGGKTPLNDLREAEAMGYKVCILPGLLVTAQIEAGDAALSQVKATRQVPVANTPIGDIFRRFGAEEWDALRERYGAGAVATRTKDGR from the coding sequence TTGACTGCATCCACACTTCGCCAGTTGCTCGCCCGCCCAGGCATGCTGGTCGCTCCCGGCGCGCATGACGCAATCGGCGCTCGCCAGATCGAACAGGCGGGCTTCGACGCCGTGTACATGACCGGCGGCGTCACCTCGATGGCGCATGGCTTTCCCGATTTCGGGCTGGTGGACTTTAGCGAGATGGCGGGCAATGCGCTGCGCATCACGCGCGCCACGCGGCTGCCGGTGATAGCCGATGCGGACACCGGCTACGGCAACGAGCTGAACGTGATTCGCACTGTGCGCGAGTACGAGTTGCGCGGAGTGGCCGGTCTCCACATCGAGGATCAGGTCTCGCCCAAGCGCTGCGGCCACCTGGAGGGCAAGGAGGTTATCCCGCGCGCCGAGTTCGTCTCTAAGATCCGCGCGGCCGCGGAGGCACGGCGCAATGCGGACACCGTCATCATCGCCCGCACCGATGCGCGGGCTGTTCTCGGGATGGACGAGGCCGTCGCGCGCATGAACGAGGCGCTCGCGGCCGGCGCGGACATCGCCTTCGTCGAAGCCATGCAGACCATGGAAGAGATCGCGGCCGTTCCCCGGCTGGTGCGCGGGCCCTGCTTTCTCAACCTCGTTCCCGGCGGCAAGACGCCGCTGAACGACCTGCGCGAGGCTGAGGCTATGGGCTACAAGGTATGCATCCTGCCTGGCCTGCTGGTGACGGCACAGATCGAAGCGGGCGACGCGGCACTGTCGCAGGTAAAGGCGACACGGCAAGTTCCCGTGGCTAACACACCCATCGGCGACATATTCCGCCGCTTCGGCGCGGAGGAATGGGATGCTCTGCGCGAGCGCTACGGCGCGGGCGCGGTGGCCACGCGCACGAAGGATGGGCGCTGA
- a CDS encoding Vgb family protein, producing the protein MTIDLGGKLHARFLVLREQCSRFAAFVLPIALALAGCAVPPHQADIGRPSAWSAPEIFVPPSSFSGVHGLVVDRQGRLLAGSVAGNAIWEVDRKTGAARPFIAGVKGQADDIAVGPRGELAWTSVLMGILHYRESDTAPIRVLASDMPSINGVGFDARNGKLYVSQTANTGPNDAVWEIDRTGATQPRLIARGIGSLNGFKVGPDGMLYGALMFRGQAAKVDPANGKVTVIADGFRVPTGAGLDDKGNLWIVDSRTGELVAVDLLTGRKTVTKQLKPTIDNMAISPEGTIYVSNMADNSVEAFEPSTGETRVLLHGKLSVPAGLKIEGNSLFVSDVFSFREVDLKTGAVTDILRRLRDPEVLTPSGTGLSTTQFALASWISGTVVVVDRATRKGVATLSGLKQPYDAIPMDDGSVVYAEFATGTVTRASGVGFAKRDVLATGLGGPVQMVLAADGSALYITEATAGKLTRISLDGSPPREIATGLKGPEGLSSTPWGSLAVAEVGAKRLVDIDAKTGAISVIAAGLAIGQAPFPGAPAPYIPTGVAVSENGTVYVSADLNNAIYRIRPQRP; encoded by the coding sequence ATGACCATCGACCTTGGAGGCAAGTTGCACGCTCGATTTCTTGTGTTACGCGAGCAATGTTCCCGCTTCGCAGCCTTCGTCCTGCCGATTGCCTTAGCCCTTGCTGGCTGCGCGGTGCCGCCACATCAAGCGGACATTGGCCGCCCCTCGGCGTGGTCCGCGCCCGAGATCTTCGTGCCGCCCTCGTCATTCAGCGGCGTCCACGGCCTCGTAGTCGACCGCCAGGGCCGACTTCTCGCCGGCTCCGTGGCCGGCAACGCTATATGGGAGGTCGATCGCAAGACTGGGGCCGCGCGGCCATTCATCGCTGGCGTGAAAGGCCAGGCCGATGACATCGCCGTCGGCCCACGTGGTGAGTTGGCATGGACCAGTGTGCTTATGGGCATCCTGCACTACCGCGAAAGCGACACCGCGCCTATCCGCGTGTTGGCGAGCGACATGCCCAGCATTAATGGCGTCGGGTTTGATGCCCGCAATGGCAAGCTGTACGTCTCGCAAACGGCCAACACTGGGCCTAACGATGCCGTCTGGGAGATTGACCGCACCGGCGCCACCCAGCCACGTCTCATCGCCCGCGGCATAGGGAGCCTGAACGGCTTCAAGGTCGGTCCGGACGGAATGCTCTACGGCGCGCTGATGTTCAGGGGCCAGGCCGCCAAGGTCGATCCGGCGAACGGCAAGGTCACGGTGATCGCCGACGGCTTCAGGGTGCCCACCGGCGCAGGACTGGATGACAAGGGCAATCTCTGGATCGTAGATTCCCGCACGGGCGAACTCGTAGCCGTCGATCTGCTCACGGGCAGAAAGACGGTGACGAAGCAACTCAAGCCCACGATTGACAACATGGCGATATCGCCAGAGGGGACGATCTACGTTTCCAACATGGCCGACAACAGCGTGGAGGCCTTCGAGCCATCCACCGGCGAAACTCGCGTGCTACTGCACGGCAAGCTCTCGGTGCCCGCAGGCCTGAAAATCGAGGGAAATTCGCTTTTCGTGTCCGACGTGTTCAGTTTCCGCGAGGTCGACCTGAAGACCGGCGCAGTGACCGATATCCTGCGGCGCCTGCGCGATCCGGAAGTGTTGACCCCCAGCGGGACGGGACTGTCCACTACGCAGTTCGCACTGGCCTCGTGGATCAGCGGCACGGTGGTGGTGGTCGACCGGGCTACGCGTAAGGGCGTGGCGACGCTCTCGGGGTTGAAGCAGCCATACGATGCGATCCCGATGGACGATGGCAGCGTCGTTTATGCAGAGTTCGCCACTGGCACCGTTACCCGAGCGAGTGGAGTTGGCTTTGCGAAGCGCGATGTGTTGGCGACCGGTCTGGGCGGCCCCGTGCAGATGGTGTTGGCGGCGGATGGAAGCGCGCTCTACATCACCGAGGCGACCGCAGGCAAGCTGACCCGCATTTCGCTGGACGGCAGTCCGCCGCGCGAAATCGCGACCGGTCTCAAAGGGCCTGAAGGTTTGTCGAGCACGCCATGGGGGAGTCTTGCGGTGGCTGAGGTGGGCGCGAAGCGACTGGTCGACATCGATGCCAAGACCGGTGCGATCAGCGTGATCGCGGCCGGCCTGGCGATTGGGCAGGCGCCCTTTCCCGGCGCGCCAGCGCCCTACATTCCGACCGGCGTGGCTGTCTCAGAAAACGGTACGGTCTACGTCTCGGCTGACCTCAACAATGCCATCTATCGCATTCGTCCACAGCGCCCCTGA
- a CDS encoding tripartite tricarboxylate transporter substrate binding protein, translated as MKANLTARNARALLTFALPLLAAAAVHAQALWKPDHPVTLVVPYAAGGGTDVTARAVSRQLAVLWGEPVVVENLPGADGLIGTRRVMDARPDGHTLLLQVPSLVLMKYTPGMKGIDPLARLEPVTAIAQAPNAFVVSSKLPVRTLPELFQYCRTSRKPCSVGAGENIGRLTGKRLAAESGVPDLIVVSYRGTAAIVQDLIAGNLDFAVTGITAALPHHRAGTLRIVATQGPRRAAVLPEVPTTAETGSPQYDSVSWFGLFAPRGTPARITTSIVVAVREAVNDAGVLKAVSAASAEPVANSPVEFADLVRKEDKKLGALAQQYPIE; from the coding sequence ATGAAAGCCAACCTAACTGCGCGGAACGCGCGAGCACTACTCACTTTCGCGCTCCCGCTTCTGGCTGCCGCTGCAGTCCATGCGCAAGCCCTCTGGAAGCCCGACCACCCTGTGACGCTGGTAGTGCCCTACGCGGCAGGTGGCGGCACAGACGTGACAGCCCGGGCCGTATCCCGGCAACTCGCCGTTCTCTGGGGCGAGCCTGTAGTCGTTGAAAACTTGCCGGGCGCGGACGGCCTAATCGGCACACGTCGCGTGATGGACGCTCGACCTGACGGGCACACGCTGCTGTTGCAGGTGCCATCGCTTGTGCTCATGAAGTACACGCCAGGCATGAAGGGCATCGACCCATTGGCCCGATTGGAGCCTGTGACGGCGATAGCGCAGGCGCCCAATGCGTTTGTCGTCAGCAGCAAACTGCCAGTCCGGACATTGCCCGAGTTGTTTCAGTACTGCAGAACATCACGCAAGCCATGCTCCGTTGGCGCTGGTGAGAACATCGGTCGCCTGACTGGCAAGCGACTTGCCGCCGAGTCGGGAGTGCCGGACCTCATCGTCGTTAGCTACCGCGGCACTGCTGCCATTGTGCAGGACCTGATCGCCGGAAACCTTGATTTCGCGGTCACCGGCATCACCGCTGCACTGCCGCATCACCGGGCCGGCACCCTGCGCATCGTAGCCACGCAGGGTCCCCGGCGCGCGGCGGTGCTGCCCGAGGTCCCTACAACAGCTGAAACCGGTTCGCCCCAGTACGACTCAGTGAGTTGGTTTGGCCTGTTCGCGCCTAGGGGAACGCCGGCGAGAATCACCACGAGCATCGTCGTCGCAGTGCGTGAAGCGGTGAACGACGCCGGTGTTCTTAAGGCCGTATCGGCCGCATCCGCCGAACCGGTTGCTAATTCGCCCGTCGAATTCGCCGATTTGGTTCGCAAAGAGGACAAAAAGCTGGGGGCACTGGCACAGCAATACCCCATCGAATGA
- a CDS encoding Bug family tripartite tricarboxylate transporter substrate binding protein → MRSSRPQLTFNRRAALRVLGFAAGGFASALSMAEDAWKPTRPITIVVPFPAGGGSDIAGRLLAQQLSTRLGQAVVVENKAGASGAIGSEFVYRATPDGYTLLLGGLDAQGMYPHLRKVGFDSARFVQLGGTAQMGYALMGRAELPADNLSALIALAKQKELTYGSGSTGSSLHVVMELFAREAGIKLLHVPYQGAGPALQAIAGGQVDLMPVPIAVAPQYRSRLKAYGSTAAKRVESIKDIPTLREQGLNVVCESWGALLAPPGTPQPIVQTLSAALQDSVASPEMMKKWAEMGMTPVSLPTAQFAQFYSDEYRKWGEVIRVTNIRLD, encoded by the coding sequence ATGAGATCGAGCCGCCCCCAACTGACGTTCAATCGCCGCGCCGCGCTACGCGTGCTTGGTTTCGCAGCCGGCGGCTTCGCCTCGGCACTGTCGATGGCTGAGGACGCCTGGAAGCCTACACGGCCGATCACTATCGTCGTCCCGTTCCCAGCCGGAGGCGGCTCCGACATTGCCGGGCGCCTCTTGGCGCAGCAACTCTCCACACGCCTGGGCCAAGCAGTGGTAGTGGAGAACAAGGCGGGCGCCAGCGGCGCCATCGGTTCCGAGTTTGTGTATCGGGCGACGCCCGATGGCTATACCCTGCTGCTGGGCGGACTCGACGCCCAGGGCATGTACCCACACCTGCGCAAGGTCGGGTTCGATTCTGCTCGCTTTGTCCAACTCGGTGGAACGGCCCAGATGGGCTACGCGCTGATGGGGCGCGCGGAACTGCCTGCGGACAACCTCTCTGCCTTGATCGCGCTTGCGAAGCAAAAGGAGCTGACCTATGGCAGTGGAAGCACCGGATCATCGCTACATGTTGTCATGGAGTTGTTCGCGCGTGAAGCGGGCATCAAGCTGCTGCACGTGCCCTACCAGGGTGCCGGCCCGGCGCTGCAGGCCATTGCGGGCGGCCAAGTCGACCTGATGCCGGTACCCATCGCCGTCGCGCCGCAGTATCGTTCGCGATTGAAGGCCTACGGATCGACGGCAGCAAAGCGCGTTGAGTCGATCAAGGACATTCCAACGCTGCGCGAACAGGGCCTCAACGTGGTGTGCGAATCCTGGGGTGCACTGCTCGCGCCGCCGGGTACTCCGCAGCCCATCGTGCAGACGCTGTCGGCCGCGTTGCAAGACTCCGTGGCATCGCCGGAGATGATGAAGAAGTGGGCCGAGATGGGTATGACCCCCGTCAGCTTGCCGACGGCGCAGTTCGCACAGTTCTACTCCGACGAGTACCGCAAGTGGGGCGAGGTTATCCGCGTCACCAACATCCGCCTGGACTAA
- a CDS encoding alpha/beta fold hydrolase: MTAHASSRAYARTRSGQVHYQVMGEGLPLLLLSESPRTHRQFRHLAPLLAPHFQTIAVDTPGYGNSDPPAQPVRIEDVAATLVEFVQQLGHERVKVFGVHTGNKLAAVLAANWPHMVDRVVLAGYPHSIIPENAARNAAIKPIFDRFNPQYAADAHGSHRVRAWAAAQAALGNLWWPQRLLVGAEVTDADIGDAEAHAIDYVQGWRNTVAMYEAVFDLDLAGYLQRIAAPALVLEFRVPQEQHLGAQAERVAASMQDGCAAAVETGYPLALQDSAESIARACLPFLLGTPAA; the protein is encoded by the coding sequence ATGACCGCGCATGCGAGCAGTCGCGCCTATGCACGGACGCGCAGCGGGCAGGTGCACTACCAGGTAATGGGCGAGGGACTACCACTGCTGTTGCTGAGCGAATCGCCCCGCACGCACCGGCAGTTTCGGCACCTCGCACCCTTGCTGGCACCGCATTTCCAGACGATCGCGGTTGACACACCGGGCTACGGCAACTCCGACCCGCCCGCACAGCCCGTGCGCATTGAGGACGTGGCCGCCACGCTGGTGGAGTTCGTGCAGCAACTGGGGCATGAGCGCGTGAAAGTGTTCGGAGTGCACACGGGTAACAAGCTGGCCGCGGTGCTCGCAGCAAACTGGCCGCACATGGTGGACCGCGTGGTGCTCGCGGGCTATCCGCACAGCATCATCCCGGAGAACGCGGCACGCAACGCGGCCATCAAGCCGATCTTCGATCGCTTCAACCCGCAATACGCAGCCGACGCGCATGGCTCGCACCGCGTGCGAGCCTGGGCGGCGGCGCAGGCAGCACTGGGCAACCTGTGGTGGCCGCAGAGGTTGCTGGTCGGCGCCGAAGTGACCGATGCCGACATCGGCGATGCGGAAGCGCACGCCATCGACTATGTGCAGGGGTGGCGCAACACGGTCGCGATGTATGAGGCAGTCTTCGACCTCGACCTCGCCGGTTACCTCCAGCGCATCGCGGCGCCCGCCCTGGTTCTCGAATTCCGCGTTCCGCAGGAGCAGCACCTGGGTGCGCAGGCCGAACGCGTCGCCGCGTCCATGCAGGACGGCTGCGCCGCCGCCGTGGAGACGGGCTATCCACTTGCGCTGCAGGACAGCGCCGAATCGATCGCGCGCGCCTGCCTGCCCTTTCTGCTGGGCACCCCCGCCGCCTAG
- a CDS encoding fatty acid--CoA ligase, with the protein MEAPFTIPRTPEAYAYPLLIGQILKSAQTCSAEQEIVHGERRHTYAQLQERVARLGSALKSLGIAAGDTVAVMDWDTHRYLEAYFAVPMLGAVLMTANFRLSAEQLAYTLNHSGAKAILVNAEFLPMLEAIRPHLRTVDRFVLLDDGKSAAIPPGFCGEYEELVDSGDPQHQFADFDENTRATIFYTTGTTGAPKGVYFSHRQIVVYVLAVTAALASGANHARVHREDVYMPITPMFHVHAWGFPYMATMLGLKQVYPGRYTPERLLALIRGEKVTFSHCVPTVLHMVLSHPATDVQDLRGWKVVIGGSALSGGLAALARARGIDIFTGYGMSETCSAVTVGRVGTGDEESLAARTAAGYPTPLVQLRVVDAQMNELPHDGSAAGEVVARAPWLTQGYFNNPEASASLWSSGWMHTGDIGVLDARGKLVLTDRIKDVIKSGGEWVSSIQLEDLISRHPEVSETAVVGVPDAHWGERPCAFVVGKAGTALQAATIRDHLAAFAHSGEISRFAIPERIELVETLPKTSVGKLDKKRIREQLAGERTAP; encoded by the coding sequence ATGGAAGCTCCATTCACCATCCCGCGTACACCTGAAGCCTATGCCTATCCGCTGCTGATAGGGCAGATCCTGAAATCGGCGCAGACCTGCAGCGCAGAACAGGAGATCGTGCACGGTGAGCGGCGCCATACCTACGCACAACTGCAGGAGCGCGTGGCCAGGCTCGGGTCGGCGCTGAAGTCGCTAGGCATCGCCGCGGGAGACACCGTGGCGGTGATGGACTGGGACACCCATCGCTACCTGGAAGCCTACTTCGCCGTGCCTATGTTGGGTGCGGTGCTCATGACTGCCAACTTCCGCCTGTCGGCAGAGCAGTTGGCCTACACGCTCAACCACTCGGGCGCCAAAGCGATCCTGGTGAACGCCGAGTTCCTGCCGATGCTGGAGGCGATCCGTCCGCACTTGCGCACGGTGGACCGCTTCGTGCTGCTGGACGACGGTAAGTCGGCCGCCATTCCGCCAGGCTTCTGCGGCGAGTACGAAGAACTGGTCGACTCGGGCGATCCGCAGCACCAGTTCGCCGACTTCGACGAGAACACGCGCGCCACGATCTTCTACACCACCGGAACGACGGGTGCGCCCAAGGGGGTTTACTTCAGCCACCGGCAGATCGTTGTGTATGTGCTTGCAGTGACGGCCGCCCTGGCCAGTGGTGCAAACCATGCTCGAGTACACAGGGAAGACGTCTACATGCCGATCACGCCCATGTTTCATGTGCATGCCTGGGGCTTCCCGTACATGGCCACGATGCTGGGGCTCAAGCAGGTGTATCCGGGCCGGTACACGCCAGAGCGACTGTTGGCATTGATTCGCGGAGAGAAGGTCACCTTCTCACACTGCGTTCCCACGGTGCTGCATATGGTCCTCTCACATCCAGCCACCGACGTGCAGGATCTGCGAGGCTGGAAGGTCGTCATCGGAGGCTCGGCGCTTTCGGGCGGGCTGGCCGCCCTGGCGCGCGCACGCGGTATCGACATCTTCACCGGCTACGGCATGTCCGAGACCTGCTCTGCCGTTACGGTTGGGCGCGTCGGCACGGGCGACGAAGAAAGCCTAGCCGCGCGGACCGCCGCCGGCTATCCCACACCGCTGGTGCAATTGCGCGTCGTGGATGCGCAGATGAACGAACTTCCACACGACGGCAGCGCTGCAGGCGAAGTCGTCGCGCGTGCGCCCTGGCTGACGCAGGGCTACTTCAACAATCCTGAAGCGTCCGCCAGCCTGTGGTCGTCCGGATGGATGCACACCGGTGACATCGGCGTACTGGACGCGCGCGGCAAGCTGGTGCTGACCGACCGCATCAAGGATGTGATCAAGTCCGGTGGCGAGTGGGTTTCGTCCATCCAACTGGAAGATCTCATCTCGCGCCATCCAGAGGTGTCGGAAACGGCCGTGGTGGGCGTACCGGACGCGCACTGGGGCGAGCGGCCCTGTGCCTTCGTCGTGGGCAAGGCGGGTACGGCATTGCAGGCTGCGACGATCCGTGATCATCTTGCCGCCTTTGCGCACAGCGGAGAGATTTCGCGTTTCGCGATTCCCGAGCGCATCGAACTCGTCGAGACATTGCCCAAAACTAGCGTTGGCAAACTGGACAAGAAGCGCATCCGCGAGCAACTGGCTGGCGAGCGAACAGCGCCATGA
- a CDS encoding 2-methylaconitate cis-trans isomerase PrpF family protein, whose translation MSSFGEQVTLPCVLMRGGTSKAVFFQESALPPPGAARDELLIRVMGAGDPLQIDGLGGSHLSTSKVAIIAPSRRDDADVDYTFVQVDVEQRQVFHDGNCGNISAAVGPYAIDEGLVQAKEPSTVVRIHNVNTGALMVARVPVSGGRAQVLGNCAIPGVPGTAAEVLMDYAEAIGSGTGHLLPTGNVSDLLMLEDGRQIEVSICDAGNPCVFVRAADVGLRGDEAPATLNASPQQCVLQEIRGKCGVRLNFWSDWRDAELPAMPMLVLVSTPANVEDCDVMTRLFYKNTCHPSIAATGAICVAAAACVPGSVVHATRSEATSGVMRIGHPSGVTPVRVQLSATAQAQPQFDVLGFARTARRLMAGEVFLPDYNETPR comes from the coding sequence ATGAGCAGCTTCGGCGAGCAGGTCACATTGCCCTGCGTATTGATGCGCGGTGGCACAAGCAAGGCGGTGTTCTTCCAAGAGTCCGCGCTTCCACCGCCCGGCGCCGCACGCGACGAATTGCTGATCCGTGTGATGGGCGCGGGCGATCCGTTGCAGATCGATGGACTGGGCGGCTCGCATCTGTCCACGTCCAAGGTGGCAATCATCGCGCCATCGCGTCGCGACGACGCCGATGTGGACTACACCTTTGTGCAGGTCGATGTGGAGCAGCGTCAGGTATTCCATGACGGAAACTGCGGGAACATCTCCGCTGCGGTTGGCCCCTACGCCATCGACGAAGGCTTGGTGCAGGCGAAGGAGCCGTCCACCGTGGTGCGCATCCACAACGTGAACACCGGCGCGCTGATGGTGGCACGGGTGCCCGTGTCGGGCGGGCGCGCACAGGTGCTCGGCAACTGCGCGATTCCGGGCGTGCCCGGGACCGCGGCAGAAGTCCTTATGGACTATGCCGAAGCGATCGGCTCGGGAACTGGACATTTGCTGCCGACAGGAAACGTGAGCGACCTGTTGATGTTGGAGGACGGCCGGCAGATCGAAGTGTCAATCTGTGACGCGGGCAATCCTTGCGTCTTCGTGCGCGCTGCGGACGTGGGCCTCAGAGGCGATGAAGCACCAGCCACGCTGAACGCTTCCCCTCAGCAGTGCGTGCTGCAGGAAATCCGTGGCAAGTGCGGTGTCCGCCTGAACTTCTGGAGTGACTGGCGTGATGCGGAGTTGCCTGCGATGCCAATGCTGGTGCTCGTGTCGACACCCGCAAACGTCGAGGACTGCGATGTCATGACGCGGTTGTTCTACAAGAACACCTGCCATCCCAGCATTGCCGCGACGGGCGCGATTTGCGTCGCTGCGGCTGCCTGTGTCCCCGGCAGCGTAGTGCATGCGACGCGCTCAGAAGCGACATCGGGCGTCATGCGTATCGGCCATCCCTCGGGCGTGACGCCGGTGCGCGTGCAACTCTCCGCTACTGCTCAGGCCCAGCCGCAGTTCGACGTGCTGGGCTTCGCTCGCACCGCGCGCCGGCTGATGGCCGGGGAGGTCTTTCTACCCGACTACAACGAGACACCCAGATGA
- a CDS encoding flavin reductase: MNSPTRFDKRQLRDALGTFATGVTIVTTRDRSGAIHGLTANSFSSVSLEPPLVLWSQSHTSRSHEAFLESDHFAINILAEDQVALSNLFAKSAIDDKFAGLDHDSGVGGVPVLKGTAAHLECEKIAMYPGGDHTVYLGRVERIGSSGLRPLVFEGGRYAVAYAHDVGPLEVRTGALASPSATLVRRVEDALPGLATRLGEHTLCLCVWGNRGPTTIHWEPSAKPVSSELRLGLVMNVTASASGRAFAAFLPEQVTQTFVGEDLRLFRTAGLDAAAQRQAFDAEISATREKGIARAAGLWPAERLHGVTTNAFSVPLLDDAGRMVMALTVVSPADRLSDDWDGAVPRALKDAARTFAGSQGASCK; encoded by the coding sequence ATGAATTCACCCACACGGTTCGATAAGCGCCAGCTACGTGATGCGTTAGGGACTTTCGCGACGGGAGTCACTATCGTGACCACCCGCGATCGCTCAGGTGCGATCCATGGCCTGACAGCCAATTCCTTCAGCTCGGTATCTCTTGAGCCGCCTTTGGTGCTGTGGAGTCAGTCGCACACTTCACGCAGCCATGAGGCGTTCCTGGAGAGCGACCATTTCGCAATCAACATCTTGGCTGAGGACCAGGTCGCGCTGTCGAACTTGTTTGCAAAATCCGCAATAGATGACAAGTTTGCAGGGCTGGATCACGATAGCGGCGTGGGCGGGGTGCCCGTATTGAAGGGAACTGCGGCCCATCTCGAGTGCGAGAAGATCGCCATGTATCCGGGCGGGGACCACACCGTCTATCTCGGCCGGGTAGAGCGCATCGGCAGTTCCGGTCTCCGGCCACTCGTGTTCGAAGGCGGTCGCTATGCCGTCGCATACGCCCATGATGTCGGGCCGCTAGAAGTGCGCACAGGCGCACTGGCATCGCCCTCCGCGACCCTGGTGCGGCGCGTGGAGGATGCGCTTCCGGGTCTGGCCACGCGCCTTGGCGAGCATACCCTCTGCCTCTGTGTGTGGGGCAATCGTGGTCCGACGACGATCCACTGGGAACCGTCAGCGAAGCCGGTCAGTTCCGAACTGCGCCTGGGACTGGTGATGAACGTGACGGCGTCCGCATCAGGACGGGCCTTCGCCGCGTTCCTTCCTGAGCAGGTGACGCAGACTTTCGTGGGCGAGGACCTGCGCCTCTTCCGCACGGCAGGGCTAGACGCTGCCGCGCAACGGCAGGCGTTCGACGCCGAGATATCAGCGACCCGCGAAAAGGGGATCGCCCGCGCGGCCGGCCTTTGGCCTGCCGAACGGCTGCATGGTGTGACGACCAACGCGTTCAGCGTCCCCCTTCTGGACGACGCGGGTCGAATGGTGATGGCCCTTACCGTTGTGTCGCCAGCGGATCGTCTCTCGGATGACTGGGATGGGGCTGTCCCGCGTGCCCTGAAGGACGCGGCGCGGACGTTCGCGGGAAGCCAAGGTGCCTCATGCAAGTGA
- a CDS encoding MmgE/PrpD family protein, whose protein sequence is MQVIPQLPGTQTEQIARFALQLQLNALPPEVLTLAKRHLLDTLGIAIASSAFDFGKVTLDAVQPMGRGEDAAAIGSGLRLPAPSAALLNATLAHGLDYDDTHIGGVYHASAAAMGAAFAAGQATGANGSRVLVAYVAAMEVGCRIAIAGAGELTRRGFHPTAVCGAYAATVAAGMLYGLDERTLVHAMGLAGSMSAGMLEMGDSWLKRLHPGWAAHAGVTAALFGRAGFVGPTTSMDGTRGFYATHVGRMPQPKEMPAFALGERWRVLDIALKPYPCCHVIHAFVDAALELRAQFDVGDVERIECPLVLDWHKLIAEPRAECVKPATPYRALFSMQYVVALSLLRGRVELADFYDRPLQAPDILALANKVWCIDDPLSDYPAHFPGELVVHLRDGRVLRCRKPVSLGTPEIPLSQSALQSKYLSNATRVIHADAAQQLQELVMRIDTLDCLTPMLALSVASTIKEH, encoded by the coding sequence ATGCAAGTGATTCCCCAGTTGCCCGGAACCCAGACAGAGCAGATTGCGCGCTTCGCCCTCCAACTGCAGCTGAATGCGCTCCCTCCCGAGGTGCTGACGCTTGCGAAGCGGCATCTGCTCGATACGCTGGGCATTGCGATTGCATCCTCCGCCTTCGACTTCGGAAAGGTCACATTGGACGCGGTGCAGCCGATGGGCCGGGGCGAAGACGCCGCCGCCATCGGCTCCGGCCTCAGGCTTCCCGCGCCATCGGCAGCGCTGCTGAATGCAACACTGGCGCACGGGCTGGACTACGACGACACACACATTGGCGGCGTCTACCATGCGAGCGCCGCAGCGATGGGTGCTGCCTTTGCCGCAGGACAGGCCACCGGTGCGAACGGGTCTCGGGTGCTGGTGGCCTATGTTGCAGCAATGGAGGTTGGATGCCGCATCGCGATCGCAGGTGCGGGCGAGTTGACGCGACGCGGCTTCCATCCCACCGCAGTATGTGGCGCCTACGCCGCCACAGTTGCCGCAGGCATGCTTTACGGTCTCGATGAGAGGACCTTGGTGCATGCCATGGGACTCGCCGGCAGCATGTCCGCAGGCATGTTGGAGATGGGCGACTCCTGGCTCAAGCGCCTCCACCCGGGATGGGCTGCCCATGCGGGCGTAACAGCGGCCTTGTTCGGCCGGGCGGGCTTCGTCGGGCCCACCACCAGCATGGATGGCACGCGCGGCTTCTACGCTACCCACGTTGGTCGCATGCCGCAGCCCAAGGAAATGCCAGCCTTCGCCCTAGGCGAGCGCTGGCGCGTGTTGGACATCGCGCTCAAGCCGTACCCCTGCTGCCACGTCATCCACGCTTTCGTCGACGCAGCACTGGAACTGCGCGCGCAGTTCGACGTCGGTGACGTGGAGCGGATCGAATGCCCGCTGGTTCTCGACTGGCACAAATTGATTGCCGAGCCGCGTGCGGAGTGCGTGAAGCCGGCAACACCCTATCGCGCGCTCTTCAGCATGCAGTACGTAGTGGCGCTCTCGCTGCTGCGCGGTCGGGTCGAACTAGCGGATTTCTATGACCGTCCGTTGCAGGCGCCCGACATCCTCGCTTTGGCGAACAAGGTGTGGTGCATCGACGACCCGCTCAGCGACTATCCCGCCCATTTTCCGGGCGAGTTGGTGGTTCACCTGCGCGACGGACGCGTACTGCGCTGCCGCAAGCCCGTGAGTCTGGGAACGCCGGAGATCCCGCTGTCGCAGTCGGCGCTGCAGTCGAAGTACCTGTCGAACGCAACCCGCGTCATCCATGCCGATGCCGCGCAGCAGTTGCAGGAGCTGGTAATGCGTATCGACACCCTGGACTGCCTAACCCCCATGCTCGCGCTGAGCGTTGCATCCACTATCAAGGAGCACTGA